One window from the genome of Emys orbicularis isolate rEmyOrb1 chromosome 10, rEmyOrb1.hap1, whole genome shotgun sequence encodes:
- the NUDT16L1 gene encoding tudor-interacting repair regulator protein, producing the protein MAALTGSAGAAGLLPSLSVPGVTELKPLSRYEAMRLGPGWSHSCHAMLYAPNPGMLFGRIPLRYAVLMQMRFDGLLGFPGGFVDRRYWSLEDGLNRVLGLGLGCVRLTEADYLCSHLTEGPHRVVAHFYARQLTLEELHTIEICAVHSRDHGLEVMGMVRVPLYTQKDRMGGLPNFLGNSFIGTAKFQLLFALKVLNMVPEEKLAEAVAATQKQKKPAAETAAVTANVTTAAVTANVTTAAVTANVTNVTAAVTANQMVAKPANELANQPLAVSKAEPAAEPAAEPTAKPAAEPAPEPMTEPAAEAMAE; encoded by the exons ATGGCGGCTCTGACGGGGAGCGCGGGCGCGGCGGGGCTGTTGCCCTCCCTCTCGGTGCCCGGCGTGACCGAGCTGAAGCCGCTGAGCCGCTACGAGGCCATGCGGCTCGGGCCCGGCTGGAGCCACTCGTGCCACGCCATGCTGTACGCGCCCAACCCGGGCATGCTCTTCGGGCGCATCCCGCTGCGCTACGCCGTGCTG ATGCAGATGCGATTTGACGGACTACTGGGCTTTCCTGGGGGGTTCGTGGATCGCCGTTACTGGTCCCTGGAGGATGGTCTGAATCGGGTGCTGGGCTTGGGTTTGGGCTGTGTGCGCCTGACGGAAGCTGATTATCTGTGCTCGCACCTGACAGAGGGGCCACATCGCGTGGTGGCGCACTTCTACGCCAGGCAGCTGACCCTGGAGGAGCTGCACACCATCGAGATCTGCGCGGTGCATTCCCGGGACCACGGGCTGGAG GTGATGGGAATGGTCCGTGTCCCCTTGTACACCCAGAAGGACCGCATGGGCGGGCTGCCGAACTTCCTGGGGAACTCCTTCATCGGGACTGCTAAATTCCAGCTGCTTTTTGCCCTGAAGGTCTTGAATATGGTGCCTGAGGAGAAGCTGGCAGAGGCAGTGGCTGCCACCCAGAAGCAAAAAAAGCCGGCAGCTGAGACGGCAGCTGTGACGGCCAATGTGACGACGGCAGCTGTGACGGCCAATGTGACGACGGCAGCTGTGACGGCCAATGTGACCAATGTGACGGCAGCTGTGACGGCCAATCAGATGGTGGCTAAGCCAGCAAATGAGTTGGCAAATCAGCCTTTAGCTGTGTCAAAggctgagccagcagcagagccagcggCTGAGCCAACAGCAAAGccagcggctgagccagcacctgaGCCCATGACTGAGCCAGCGGCTGAGGCTATGGCTGAGTga
- the LOC135885123 gene encoding forkhead box protein J1-B-like, with translation MPILVSPDIAAQFKEKWLLLHPEDRDNVGGAVTLDDSLTSLQWLQDFSIVTADPETPPVPSHPLHQPPQQLFQGSEAPASPPAGDTAAKGMPPRLGKPTSAATSPGTSYLPGLGTAEIDYKSNPGVKPPYSYATLICMALRASKQAKVTLSAIYRWIMENFCYYRHAEPSWQNSIRHNLSLNKCFRKVPRQKDEPGKGGFWEIDPQYADMFVNGVFKRRRPPAAPYSLPRQRPAVPALEAGCSLLPPVPHLGDGQPGHTPHQAAHHPLHQHGQRCPLLDAPSPLPKRSCPAARTAQSPLLPSSGRDAEALRGNFNWADAFDDVLRGNGSNFEDLDINAALSSLAAEVDLAMQGRYIPLASKWGTPATNHPSPGASHWEDFTPFADTPQHPWEEARGEALGNPWGFEQGFNFCDGFLSETQPWDKVDTFM, from the exons ATGCCCATCCTCGTCTCACCCGACATCGCTGCCCAGTTCAAGGAGAagtggctgctgctgcaccccgAGGACCGGGACAATGTGGGTGGGGCTGTGACCTTGGATGACAGCCTCACCAGCCTGCAGTGGCTCCAAGACTTTTCCATCGTCACTGCTGATCCGGAGACACCACCTGTCCCCAGCCAccctctccaccagcctcccCAGCAGCTCTTCCAAGGGTCCGAGGCCCCGGCCAGCCCACCGGCAGGAGACACTGCGGCCAAGGGGATGCCCCCGCGTCTGGGCAAACCCACCTCCGCAGCCACCTCCCCTGGCACCAGCTACCTGCCTGGCCTTGGCACTGCAGAGATCGATTACAAGAGCAACCCTGGGGTGAAGCCCCCTTACTCCTATGCCACCCTCATCTGCATGGCTCTGCGGGCCAGCAAGCAGGCCAAGGTCACCTTGTCAGCCATCTACAGATGGATCATGGAGAACTTCTGCTACTACCGGCACGCTGAGCCCAGCTGGCAG aattccatcCGGCACAACCTGTCCTTGAACAAATGCTTCCGGAAAGTGCCGCGGCAGAAGGACGAGCCAGGCAAGGGGGGCTTCTGGGAGATCGACCCGCAGTACGCCGATATGTTCGTCAATGGTGTGTTCAAGCGGAGACGGCCGCCGGCCGCACCCTACAGCCTGccacggcagcgccccgctgtGCCTGCCCTGGAGGCAGGGTGCAGCCTCTTGCCCCCTGTGCCTCATCTGGGGGATGGGCAGCCAGGGCACACCCCTCACCAGGCTGCCCACCACCCGCTGCACCAGCACGGCcaacgctgccccctgctggatgcccccagccctctgccgaaGCGCAGCTGCCCGGCAGCCAGAACTGCCCAGTCCCCTCTGCTGCCCTCTAGTGGCAGAGATGCAGAAGCCCTGCGAGGAAATTTCAACTGGGCCGATGCCTTTGACGATGTCTTACGGGGAAACGGCAGCAATTTCGAGGACCTGGATATTAATGCAGCGCTCAGCTCGCTGGCCGCAGAGGTGGACCTCGCCATGCAAGGCAGGTACATACCCCTTGCCAGCAAGTGGGGCACCCCGGCTACCAatcatcccagcccaggggcttccCACTGGGAGGATTTCACCCCCTTCGCCgacaccccccagcacccctgggaggaggcgaggggggaggcGCTCGGCAACCCCTGGGGCTTTGAGCAGGGCTTCAACTTCTGTGACGGCTTCCTCAGCGAGACGCAGCCCTGGGACAAAGTCGACACCTTCATGTGA